A section of the Vanessa tameamea isolate UH-Manoa-2023 chromosome 29, ilVanTame1 primary haplotype, whole genome shotgun sequence genome encodes:
- the LOC135194401 gene encoding histone H2A → MSGRGKGGKVKGKAKSRSNRAGLQFPVGRIHRLLRKGNYAERVGAGAPVYLAAVMEYLAAEVLELAGNAARDNKKTRIIPRHLQLAIRNDEELNKLLSGVTIAQGGVLPNIQAVLLPKKTEKKA, encoded by the coding sequence ATGTCCGGTCGCGGTAAAGGAGGCAAAGTCAAGGGGAAGGCAAAGTCGCGTTCGAACCGTGCCGGTCTACAGTTTCCGGTCGGACGTATACACAGACTCCTCAGGAAGGGTAACTACGCAGAGCGCGTCGGTGCCGGTGCACCCGTGTATCTCGCGGCCGTCATGGAATACCTAGCCGCTGAAGTACTCGAGTTGGCCGGCAACGCCGCCCGCGACAACAAGAAGACCAGGATCATACCGAGACATCTACAGTTGGCGATCCGTAACGACGAGGAGCTGAACAAGTTGCTCTCGGGCGTGACTATCGCACAAGGTGGCGTCCTACCTAACATCCAAGCCGTACTTCTGCCCAAGAAGACCGAGAAGAAGGCTTAA